In Meiothermus ruber DSM 1279, the following proteins share a genomic window:
- a CDS encoding MraY family glycosyltransferase — MIEFLKSIGIANPSGSGWLIVIFTFVVAWVVTWRFMPRVRQFALKVGWADQPNARRLNKEPLPNAGGLAIFSGVVAALIVATTLRPILIQEVQVQVLAILLGGAILVLVGFVDDQFGLPPLFRLLVQLLAALLLVAVDIRFHAAFGTALDPFWGVMLTVVWVIGVTNAVNLMDGIDGLAGGIAFITAMSLLAVSAQNPQWAAATLVLAALAGAALGFLRHNFYPSKIIMGDAGAYFFGYVLAATALLGSLKVTTVFSLVPTALFLLLPILDTTQVFVRRLLRQQNPLSTPGKDHIHHRLLAQGFSQRRTTVTLWVVTLLCNLIAMQVQGVSPLVIGVTAAGTTSLLGFTVWRRLRAVWKEARPAPINPGQVP, encoded by the coding sequence ATGATCGAGTTTCTGAAATCCATTGGCATTGCCAACCCAAGCGGTTCGGGCTGGCTAATCGTGATTTTTACCTTTGTGGTGGCCTGGGTGGTCACCTGGCGGTTCATGCCCAGGGTGCGGCAGTTTGCCCTCAAGGTGGGCTGGGCCGACCAGCCCAATGCCCGTCGCCTGAACAAAGAACCCCTACCCAACGCGGGCGGTCTGGCTATCTTTTCAGGTGTGGTCGCTGCTTTGATTGTAGCCACCACCTTACGCCCCATACTGATTCAGGAAGTACAGGTTCAGGTACTGGCTATTTTGCTGGGTGGGGCCATCCTGGTGCTGGTGGGCTTTGTGGATGACCAGTTCGGCCTGCCACCACTGTTTAGGCTTTTGGTGCAATTGCTCGCCGCTTTACTGCTGGTCGCAGTGGATATCCGCTTTCACGCCGCTTTCGGCACTGCGCTCGACCCCTTCTGGGGCGTGATGCTAACAGTGGTATGGGTCATCGGCGTCACCAACGCAGTTAATCTGATGGACGGCATAGACGGGCTGGCTGGCGGCATCGCCTTTATTACCGCTATGAGCCTGCTGGCAGTATCAGCCCAGAACCCCCAGTGGGCTGCGGCCACACTGGTGCTGGCTGCACTCGCAGGGGCCGCGCTGGGCTTTTTGCGGCACAACTTCTATCCCTCTAAGATCATCATGGGCGATGCCGGAGCTTACTTCTTCGGCTACGTCCTGGCTGCCACGGCCCTGCTGGGCAGTCTCAAAGTTACCACGGTATTCTCGCTGGTTCCCACCGCGCTTTTTTTGCTGCTGCCCATCCTGGATACCACCCAGGTCTTTGTTCGCCGACTGCTCAGACAGCAAAACCCTCTATCCACCCCAGGCAAGGACCATATCCATCACCGACTGCTGGCCCAGGGCTTCTCACAGCGCCGCACCACTGTCACCTTGTGGGTGGTGACCCTGCTGTGCAATCTGATTGCCATGCAGGTGCAGGGGGTCAGCCCGCTGGTTATCGGGGTCACCGCCGCAGGGACTACCTCCCTGCTGGGGTTTACCGTTTGGCGTAGGCTCAGGGCCGTCTGGAAAGAAGCCAGGCCTGCGCCAATTAACCCTGGCCAGGTGCCCTAA
- a CDS encoding NADH-quinone oxidoreductase subunit 15, with protein MSAAHDHKHEEMLYRAWVQVIEWMKEYAAEKGVQFSKESDFPDFIYRMERPYQLPTTMMAVSLSDERGEPFFFASVSPRHAKLKHVAFRVPGGHVHYHAHWEEGQGLVLEGKFPLTKEKLYQMADRARAALVRA; from the coding sequence ATGAGTGCTGCGCACGACCACAAACACGAGGAAATGCTCTACCGGGCCTGGGTGCAGGTTATCGAGTGGATGAAGGAATACGCTGCCGAAAAAGGCGTGCAGTTCAGCAAGGAATCCGACTTCCCCGACTTCATCTACCGCATGGAGCGCCCCTACCAACTACCCACCACCATGATGGCGGTTTCGTTGTCGGACGAACGAGGGGAACCCTTCTTTTTCGCCTCGGTCTCGCCCCGCCATGCCAAGCTCAAGCACGTGGCCTTCCGGGTGCCGGGCGGGCACGTGCACTACCACGCCCACTGGGAAGAAGGCCAGGGGTTGGTGCTCGAGGGCAAGTTTCCCCTAACCAAAGAGAAGCTCTACCAGATGGCCGACCGGGCTCGAGCTGCTCTGGTGCGGGCATAG